The nucleotide sequence CGCACTGACATCCCCCACACACACATACATACAAGCTGCAAGGAGCAAAACAATGAGCGACAACATTTTCACCGGTTGCATCCCGGCCCTGATGACCCCGTGTACCGCAGAGCGCAAGCCGGATTTTGACGCGCTGGTAGCCAAGGGCCAGCAACTGATTGCCGCTGGCATGAGCGCCGTGGTGTATTGCGGCTCGATGGGCGACTGGCCGCTGCTGAGCGAAGCCGAGCGCCAGGAGGGCGTGGCGCGGCTGGTGGCTGCCGGCGTGCCCACCATTGTCGGTACCGGTGCGGTGAATACCCGCGAGGCGGTCGCGCATGCAGCCCACGCTGCCCGCGTGGGTGCACACGGCCTGATGGTGATTCCACGCGTACTGTCGCGTGGTGCATCGCCGGCTGCCCAGAAAGCCCATTTCTCCGCCATCCTCGCTGCCGCGCCAAACCTGCCGGCGGTGATCTACAACAGTCCCTATTACGGTTTTGCCACCCGCGCCGACCTGTTCTTCGAACTGCGTCGCAGCTATCCCAACCTGATTGGCTTCAAGGAGTTCGGTGGTGCCGCTGACATGCGCTATGCCGCCGAGCACATCACCTCGCAGGATGATCAGGTCACCCTGATGGTGGGGGTGGACACCCAGGTGGTGCATGGCTTTGTCAATTGCAATGCCACCGGCGCTATCACCGGCATCGGCAATGCGCTGCCGCGCGAAGTGCTGCATCTGGTGGCGCTGAGCAAGGCGGCCGCCAAGGGAGACGCCGTAGCCCGCAGCCAGGCGCGCGAGCTGGAATCTGCGCTGGCGGTGTTGTCCTCCTTCGACGAGGGCTGCGACCTGGTGCTGTATTACAAGTACCTGATGGTCCTCAACGGTGACCAGGAGTACAGCCTGCACTTCAACGAAACCGATGTGCTGAGCGCAGCGCAGCGCCGCTATGCCGAAACCCAGTACGCGCTGTTCCGCGAGTGGTATCGCAACTGGTCGGCCGGCCTGAACGCAGCCTGAGCCTGTCTCCGACTACCCGTGCCATGCCGCTGGCGTGGCCGGGCTTATCCCATTAGCAGCCATCCAAGGTGCAGGAACCCCTATGAATCTGACAGGCAAGATGCTGATTGGCGGGCAGGCCGTTGCCGGCCAGCGCGAAGGCAGCCGGGCAATTGACCCAGCCACTGGGCTGGCGCTGGCGCCCGCTTATGCCGGTGCAGACCTGAGCCAGGTCGAACAGGCTTGTACGCTGGCCTGGGCTGCCTTTGCTGCCTATCGGGAAACCACGCCGGAGCTACGTGCCCGTTTTCTGGAAAGCATTGCCGAGGAAATCGAAGCCTTGGGCGATGAGCTGATCGAACGTGCCATGCTCGAAACCGGCCTGCCACGCGCCCGCCTGCAGGGGGAACGCGGCCGCACGTGTGGTCAGCTGCGGATTTTTGCCCGCACCGTGCGTGCCGGCGAATGGCTGGATGTACGGATCGATAGCGCCCAGCCGCAACGTCAGCCGCTAGCGCGTGCCGACCTGCGCCAGCGCCACATTCCGCTGGGCCCGGTGGCGGTGTTCGGGGCCAGCAATTTCCCGCTGGCCTTCTCGGTGGCGGGGGGAGATACCGCTTCGGCACTGGCGGCTGGTTGTCCGGTCATCGTCAAGGCGCACAGCGCCCATCCCGGTAGCAGCGAGCTGGCCGGTCAAGCCATTGGCCGGGCGCTGGCCAAGTGCGGTCTGCCTGCCGGGGTGTTCGCGCTGCTGTTTGGCAGTGGTCGCGAGGTGGGCAATGCCCTGGTGACCGATCCGCGTATCAAGGCGGTGGGCTTTACCGGTTCGCGCAGTGGAGGTCTGGCGCTGTGCCAGGCGGCGCAGAATCGCCCGGAGCCGATTCCGGTCTATGCCGAAATGAGCTCCACCAACCCGGTATTCCTGCTGCCCGCTGCCTTGCAGGCGCGCAGCGATGTGCTGGCGCAGGGCTTTGTCGGCTCGCTGACGCAGGGGGCAGGGCAGTTCTGTACCAACCCCGGCCTACTGATTGCCGTACAGGGGCCGGCGCTGGAGCGTTTTGTCGCCACGGCGGCCGATCTGCTGCAACAAAGCGCGGCGCAAACCATGCTCACGCCTGGCATCTGGGCCGCCTATCAGGCCGGAGCGGACAGCTTGTCCGCCCATGCCGCGACAGCCGCCTGCGGCCAGCCCGCCAGCGGGCCAAACCAGTGCCAGGCACGCCTGCTACGGGTGAGGGCTGCCGAGTATCTGGCCAATCCGGCCTTGCAGGTCGAGGTGTTCGGTGCCGCTGCGCTGCTGGTGGCTTGCCGCGATGAACAGGAAATGCATCAGTTGGCCAATGCGCTGGAAGGCCAGCTTACCGCCACACTGCAACTGGACGATGGCGATGTCGCGCTGGCGCGCACCCTGCTGCCCGTGCTGGAAGGCAGGGCGGGCCGCATTCTGGTGAATGGCTGGCCCACCGGGGTGGAAGTGTGCGATGCCATGGTGCATGGCGGGCCGTTTCCGGCCACCTCCGACACGCGCAGCACTTCGGTGGGTACGGCGGCCATCTACCGTTTCCTGCGGCCGGTGTGCTATCAGGACGTGCCGGATGTACTGCTGCCCGCTGCCCTGCAGCATGGCAATCCGCTGGCGCTGCGCCGGCTGGTCGATGGCATGCGGGAGGCCTGAGTCATGGCGCAAACCCTTGCTCCGGGAAGCGATGTCATCGTGGTGGGTGCTGGTGTGGTCGGCATCGCCATTGCCCTGCAATTACAACTGGCCGGCTTTGGCGTGACGCTGCTGGACCGTGGCGAACCGGCCATGGAAACCAGTTATGGCAATGCCGGTGCCTTTGCCATCAGCGATGTGATTCCGTTGGCCGAACCGGGCGTCTTGCGCAAGGTGCCGGGCTGGATGCTGGACCCGCTGGGGCCACTGGCCTTGCGCTGGCGCTATCTGCCCAGCCTGATGCCGTGGTTGCTGCGCTTTCTGGCGGCCAGCCGGCCCGGCCGGGTCGCCGCGCTTACCCGCGATCTGTCCGCCTTGCTGGGCCGGGTGAATGCGGACTATGCCGTGCTGATCGGAAAGGCCGGGCTGGAGCACATGTGGCAGCGCCACGGCAATCTGACGCTTTACCGCAATCAGCAGGAATTCGACGCGGCCCTGCCAGCCTGGGAGGAAAAGCGTCGCCACGGTGTGCAGTGGCAGGCGCTGTCGGGCAGTGCGCTGGCCAAGCGCGAGCCCTTGCTGGCCGAGGAATGGCAATGCGCAGTGCGGGTGCCGGGCTGGTCGCATGTGGACGATCCCTACTTGTTCAGCCGTGGCCTGTTCGATGCCTTCGTCCACGCCGGTGGGCGCTTTGTGCAGGACGAGGTGCTGCGCACCCTGGGTGACACGCACGGTGTGCACGGTGTGGAGACTGCCGGTAATGGCCAGTTGTCTGCGGCGGTTGTGGTGATTGCCTGCGGCGTGTGGAGCGACCGTTTTACCCGTCAGCACCAATACCGCGTGCCGCTGGAAAGCGAGCGCGGCTATCACGTCAATCTGCCGCATGCCGGGGTGAAACTGCATCACTTCATCCAGTGTGCCAGCGAGAGCTTTGTCATCCTGCCCATGGCTGATGGCGGCCTGCGGCTGGCGGGCACGGTGGAGCTGGCGCACCGCGATGCCCCGGCGGACTGGCGGCGCGCGCACATCCTATTGGACAAGGCCCGGCGCATTGTCGGCGACTTTTCTACCGAAGGCATGACGGTGTGGATGGGCAATCGCCCCTCGCTGCCGGATACCCTGCCCATCATCGGCCCGGCACCCGCTCAGGCCGGGCTGTGGTTTGCCACTGGTCATGGCCATCTGGGCCTCACTCTGGCGGCCACTACCGCCGTGCTGTTATGCGACATGTTGCAAGGGCACAGCCCGGCACTGGATATGCAGCCCTACCGGATGTCTCGTTTTTGATCCTGTCACGCACCGGCGCAGACCGGTCATGACGGGGGAGCAGTAGAGGGGAGGGCCGGCTGGCTTTCCTTGACAAGAGCAACCGGCAAAACCGCCGCCTCCTGTCTTGCATCGCCAGTGCTGTTGGCTGGGGTGATGCAACGGGTGTGTCGGCTTGTGCTGGTCAATCAAAAAGCAGCATCAAAGGAGAAGTGACATGGTTCGGAACAAACTGTTTGCAGAAATGAACTGGGTGGTGGCGCTGGGCGGCATGATGGTGCCCTTTGTCATGGCTGCCGCCCATGCTGACACGGTGGTGAAAATCGGCTTTTCTTCGCCGCTGTCCGGTCCGCAGGCCCATTACGGCAAGGACAATGAAAATGCCACCAAAATGGCGATTGACGACATCAACGCCAAAGCTCTGCTGGTGGGCGGGCAGAAAATCAAGTTCGAGCTGGTGTCCGAAGACGACCAGGCCGACCCGCGTGTCGGCACCCAGGCCGCGCAGCGGCTGGTTGATGCCGGGGTCAAAGCCGTGATCGGCCACTTCAACTCCGGGGTGTCGATTCCGGCTTCGCGCATTTATTCGGAGGCGGGCATTCCGCAGCTGTCGGTGTCCACCAACCCGGCCTATACCCAGCAAGGCTACAAGACCACCTTCCGCCTGGTGGGCAGCGACAGCCAGATTGGCGGCTCGCTGGGCCAGTTCGCCGTCAAAACGCTGAAGGCCAAGAGCATTGTGGCGATTGACGACCGCACGGCCTACGGCCAGGGCATTGCCGATGAGTTCGTCAAGGCGGTGACCGCCAATGGCGGCAAAGTGCTGCGCCGCGAATTCACCTCGGACAAGGCTACCGATTTTACCTCCATCCTCACTGCGGTGAAGGCGGTCAATCCGGAAGTCATCTTCTATGGCGGGGCCGATGCCCAGGCCGCGCCGATGGCCAAGCAGCTCAAGCGCCTGGGGCTGAAAGCCAAGCTGATGGGGGGTGACATGATGAACACGCCCACCTTTATCCAGCTGGCAGGTGCGGACGCTGTCGGGCATTACTCGGCCGTGGCGGGTGGCATTCTGTCCGCCCGTCCGGCTGGCAAGGAGTTTGAACGCCGCTACAAGGAGCGTTTCCATCAGGACGTGGTCTTGCTGGGGCCGCAGTTTTACGACGGTGTGATGCTGGTGGCCGAGGCCATGAAGCAGGCTGGCTCGGTGGAACCGGCCAAATACCTGCCCAAGCTGGCAGCCATTCGCTACAGCGGCGTGACGGCAGATTTTGCCTTTGCCCCCAATGGCAATCTGCTCAAGGCACCGGTCACCCTGTCGGTGGTCAAGAACAATGCCTGGGCAGTGCAGGCCGTGGTGCGCTAGGCGTCGCAGCTTCTTCTGTTTTCCCCGCAGTTCTCATCAGTCTCATGCTTGGGCTGGCTGCCATCTGGCAGGCCAGCCGTTTTTTATGGACAGAGAGGCAGCAAAAAGGCCATCCCGTGGGATGGCCTTACCGAGGCTGGTGCTGGTTTACAGATCGCCGCCGGTTTCCAGAATGAAGCTGGCCTTGGCGTCCTGGCCCAGTTGCTGCACCAGATAAGGCAGCACTTCTTTCAAGGTTTCCGGCAGGGTCCACGGCGGATTCAGCAGGAACATGCCGCTACCGTACATGCCAAAGCCGTCGGCAGATGGCGCTTGTACGTGCAGCTCGGCGCGCAGCCAGCTCTTGGCCGGCAGCTTTTTCAGCTCTTTGGGCAGTTCTTTCATCTCGGCGCGCTGCAGGCAGGGGTACCACACGGCGTAGATGCCGGTGGCAAAACGCTTCAGGCCTTCCTTGAGCGCCGTCACCACGTGCTGGTAGTCACGCTTGTCTTCGTAGGGCGGGTCAATCAGCACCAGGCCCCGGCGCGGTGGCGGCGGCAGGATGGCCTTGATGCCTTCAAAGCCATTGGCCTGTTGCAGCTGGGTACGGCGCGGATGGCCGCCGAAGTTCTGTTCCAGCAACTGGAAATCCGTAGGGTGCAGCTCGAATAGGCGCAGCTTGTCGCTTTGCGGCATCACCGCAGCGGCACACCAGGGGGAGCCGGGGTAGAAACGCAGTTCGCCATCCGGGTTCATCTCGCGTACCACGTCCACATAGGCGGCTACGGCGGGCGGCAGGTCGCTACGGTCCCACAGGCGGGCAATGCCGCTCAGGTATTCGGCATTCTTGGCGGCATAGCCTTCGTGCAGGGCATAGCCACCGGCTCCGGCGTGGGTATCGATATACCAGTAGGGCTTGTCTTTCTGGCCCAGGTAATCCAGGACGGCAATTTCAATCAGGTGCTTGAGCACGTCGGCGTGGTTGCCGGCGTGAAAGGCGTGGCGATAACTCAGCATGCATCAGCTTTCTAAGACAATGGCGGCATTGTAGCGGATTTGGGATCGCTTCAGACGGCGGGCAGCCAGTTGGCGGGGATGGCCTGCTCCCAGCCCAGCGCGCGCACCACGCTGGCAAAATCATCAGCCAGAGGGCAGGTCAACTGGATGGCTGCACCAGTCGCCGGGTGGGTGATCTGCATCTCCATGCAGGCCAGCAGCATGCGCTGGCTGCCAAAGTGCTCGGCAAACATGCGGTTGTGCACGCCTTTGCCATGGGTAGCGTCACCAATGATGGGGTGGGCGATATGCTTCATGTGGCGGCGCAACTGGTGGCGGCGGCCGGTGAGTGGCGACAGCTCCACCAGGGCGTAACGGCTGCTGGGGTAGCGGTCCACGGCAATCGGCAGCTCCACCGTGGCTATGCGGCGGTAGTCGGTTTGTGCTTCTTGCGGGCCTTGTTCCACCTTTTCGCCCAGCCAGGCCAGGTCATCCACCCGCCGGCTGAGGGCATGGTCGATATGGCCGGCCTCGGCCGGATGGCCACGCACCACGGCCAGGTAGCGCTTGCTCACTTCCTGGCGTTCGAATTGCCAGCTCATTTCACGGCTGCTGTCTTTGTCCAGGGCAAACAGCAGTACGCCGGAGGTGCCCTTGTCCAGCCGGTGTACCGGGTAGACGCGCTGGCCAATCTGGTCACGCAATAGCTGGATGGCAAAGCGGGTTTCGTGACGATCCAGCTCGGAGCGGTGCACCAGCAGGTTGGACGGCTTGTGGATGGCGATCAGCTGCTGGTCGCGGTAGAGAATGGGTAGCATGGCGGTGTTGATGAGGCGAAGGCCGCGATTGTAGGACTTTGCCGTCGGCTTGGATATGTGCAAGGCGCTGCCGTGGCCGAATTGCGACAGCTGGGCGGGTAGATTTTTCCTGCATTTGCCATTGACAGCGACTTCTTGCGCTTGCTGCAGGAAAACGTCATATTTTGTGATCCGGTCATGCATGTAGGCATAAATTTGCTGCGTGCTGCGGTTTTTTAGCGCCGGATCATTGCGATTGCTGCCCCCCAATTACCAGCTTTGCGACAAGGTATTTCAAAGTGGAGAGGAAATTGTTTACAGTCAATTTCCCGGTCATTACAATTCGCCGCGCCCACCATGATGAAACTCTGCGTTGCAGCCTGGCGCACTGACATTCGGTGGCGCACCTGCAGGCCCGTGGCCTGACAGAGAGCCAATCCGGAAGTAGGGGCTTCCCGATGTTGCATGAACAGGCTAGCGTCCGCTCGTGCATGTTGACCAACAAAACCAAGAGTTCCAGATATGACCATCCAACTGAAACGAGCAAGCGTTGCCGTAGCCCTGTCCATGCTGGCCGGCGTCACCTTTGCCAAAGACTTCACCCCGGCTGTGATCTACGATCAGGCCGGCAAGTTTGACAAGAGCTTCAACGAAGCGGCGTTCAATGGCGCAGAGCGTTTCAAGAAGGAATTCAAGATCAGCTATCGTGAGGGCACCATTGCCTCCGAAGCACAAAAGGAACAGCTGCTGCGCAATCTGGCGCGCAAGGATGCCGACCTGATCGTTTCCGTCGGCTTCTCCTTTACCCAGGCGGTGGAAACCGTGGCCAAGGAATTTCCCAAGGTGAAATTCACCATCATCGATTCCGTGGCCAAGGGTCCGAACGTACAGAGCATCGTGTTCAAGGAACAGGAAGGCTCCTTCCTGGTGGGCATGGCCGCTGCCATGGCATCCAAGTCCGGCAAGGTAGGTTATATCGGTGGCATGGATGTGCCGCTGATCCGCGCCTTTGGCTGTGGCTATGTACAGGGTGCCAAGTATGCCAACAAGAAGGCTGAAGTCATCCAGAACATGACCGGCACCACGCCGCAGGCCTTCAACGACCCGGCACGCGGTACCGAGCTGGCCAAGAGCCAGTTTGATCGCGGCGTCGACGTGGTATTCGCTGCTGCCGGTGGCACCGGCCTGGGCGTGCTGCAGGCCGCCAAGACCGCCAATAAACTGTCCATCGGCGTCGACAGCAACCAGAACCACCTCTACCCCGGCTATGTGCTGACCTCCATGGTCAAGCGCGTGGACAATGCCGTGTACGATACTTTCAAGTCCGCCCGCGACGGCAGCTGGAAGCCGGAAGTCAAAGTCATGGGCCTCAAGGAAGGCGGCGTGGACTGGGCGCTGGACAGCAATAACCGCAAGCTGATTTCCGCCGACATGGAAAAGAAAATCGGCGCCGCCAAGAAGGACATCATCAGTGGCAAGCTCAGCGTGGTCGACTACCGCGCCAGCAACAGCTGCCCGGTGAAGTAAGTCTTTAGATCATCTTTTCCCGGCTGCGGCCCGGGAGGACTGCAGGCACGATGGCTCTGGCTATCGTGCCTGTTTGATTCTGGCGAGGCCGCCGACCGGATTTATGGAAAATCGGGAAAATACCGGCATGACTGATTTCGCCATCGAGCTGAACGGCATCTGCAAGCGCTTCGGCACAGTGCAGGCCAATCGCGATGTATCAATGAACATCGCCAAGGGCTCCATACACGGCATCATCGGCGAGAACGGCGCGGGTAAATCCACCCTGATGAGCATTCTGTACGGCTATTACCAGGCCGACAGCGGCAGCATCGCGGTGGATGGCAAGACCGTGCGCATCCGCAACAGCCAGGAAGCCATCCGGCTGGGCATCGGTATGGTCCATCAGCATTTCATGCTGGTGGACAACTTCACCGTGCTGGAAAACATCGTGCTGGGTGCCGAAGGCGGCCTGCTGCTCAAAGAGGGCATGGCCAAGGCGCGCGAACACCTGCAGGCGCTGAACCGCGACTACTCGCTGGAGGTTGATCCGGACGCCATCGTTGGCGAGCTGGGTGTTGGCCTGCAGCAACGGGTGGAAATTCTCAAGGCGCTGTACCGCGGGGCCGACGTACTGATTCTGGACGAGCCCACGGCCGTGCTGACACCGCAGGAGGCCGATCACCTGTTCTGCATCCTGCGTGCGCTGCGCGAGCAGGGCAAGACGGTCATCCTGATCACCCACAAGCTGCGCGAGGTGATGGACATTACCGATGCCGTCAGCGTGATGCGTGCCGGTACGGTGGTGGGCAATGTGCGCACGGCGGATGTCGACAAGGAAAAACTGGCCGACCTGATGGTGGGGCGCAAAGTCACGCTGAAAGTGGACAAGGCCGAGCGCGAACCGGGGGCGGCCGTGCTGGACGTGCGCCAGCTGTGCCTGACCGATGAGCGTGGCGTCAAGCTACTGGATGGCTTGAATTTTCAGGTGCGCGCCGGCGAGATCGTCGGCATTGCCGGGGTGTCTGGCAATGGTCAGTCCGAGCTG is from Aquitalea aquatilis and encodes:
- a CDS encoding branched-chain amino acid ABC transporter substrate-binding protein, translating into MVRNKLFAEMNWVVALGGMMVPFVMAAAHADTVVKIGFSSPLSGPQAHYGKDNENATKMAIDDINAKALLVGGQKIKFELVSEDDQADPRVGTQAAQRLVDAGVKAVIGHFNSGVSIPASRIYSEAGIPQLSVSTNPAYTQQGYKTTFRLVGSDSQIGGSLGQFAVKTLKAKSIVAIDDRTAYGQGIADEFVKAVTANGGKVLRREFTSDKATDFTSILTAVKAVNPEVIFYGGADAQAAPMAKQLKRLGLKAKLMGGDMMNTPTFIQLAGADAVGHYSAVAGGILSARPAGKEFERRYKERFHQDVVLLGPQFYDGVMLVAEAMKQAGSVEPAKYLPKLAAIRYSGVTADFAFAPNGNLLKAPVTLSVVKNNAWAVQAVVR
- a CDS encoding tRNA pseudouridine(65) synthase TruC, whose protein sequence is MLPILYRDQQLIAIHKPSNLLVHRSELDRHETRFAIQLLRDQIGQRVYPVHRLDKGTSGVLLFALDKDSSREMSWQFERQEVSKRYLAVVRGHPAEAGHIDHALSRRVDDLAWLGEKVEQGPQEAQTDYRRIATVELPIAVDRYPSSRYALVELSPLTGRRHQLRRHMKHIAHPIIGDATHGKGVHNRMFAEHFGSQRMLLACMEMQITHPATGAAIQLTCPLADDFASVVRALGWEQAIPANWLPAV
- a CDS encoding aldehyde dehydrogenase (NADP(+)), producing MNLTGKMLIGGQAVAGQREGSRAIDPATGLALAPAYAGADLSQVEQACTLAWAAFAAYRETTPELRARFLESIAEEIEALGDELIERAMLETGLPRARLQGERGRTCGQLRIFARTVRAGEWLDVRIDSAQPQRQPLARADLRQRHIPLGPVAVFGASNFPLAFSVAGGDTASALAAGCPVIVKAHSAHPGSSELAGQAIGRALAKCGLPAGVFALLFGSGREVGNALVTDPRIKAVGFTGSRSGGLALCQAAQNRPEPIPVYAEMSSTNPVFLLPAALQARSDVLAQGFVGSLTQGAGQFCTNPGLLIAVQGPALERFVATAADLLQQSAAQTMLTPGIWAAYQAGADSLSAHAATAACGQPASGPNQCQARLLRVRAAEYLANPALQVEVFGAAALLVACRDEQEMHQLANALEGQLTATLQLDDGDVALARTLLPVLEGRAGRILVNGWPTGVEVCDAMVHGGPFPATSDTRSTSVGTAAIYRFLRPVCYQDVPDVLLPAALQHGNPLALRRLVDGMREA
- a CDS encoding dihydrodipicolinate synthase family protein; its protein translation is MSDNIFTGCIPALMTPCTAERKPDFDALVAKGQQLIAAGMSAVVYCGSMGDWPLLSEAERQEGVARLVAAGVPTIVGTGAVNTREAVAHAAHAARVGAHGLMVIPRVLSRGASPAAQKAHFSAILAAAPNLPAVIYNSPYYGFATRADLFFELRRSYPNLIGFKEFGGAADMRYAAEHITSQDDQVTLMVGVDTQVVHGFVNCNATGAITGIGNALPREVLHLVALSKAAAKGDAVARSQARELESALAVLSSFDEGCDLVLYYKYLMVLNGDQEYSLHFNETDVLSAAQRRYAETQYALFREWYRNWSAGLNAA
- a CDS encoding BMP family lipoprotein, giving the protein MTIQLKRASVAVALSMLAGVTFAKDFTPAVIYDQAGKFDKSFNEAAFNGAERFKKEFKISYREGTIASEAQKEQLLRNLARKDADLIVSVGFSFTQAVETVAKEFPKVKFTIIDSVAKGPNVQSIVFKEQEGSFLVGMAAAMASKSGKVGYIGGMDVPLIRAFGCGYVQGAKYANKKAEVIQNMTGTTPQAFNDPARGTELAKSQFDRGVDVVFAAAGGTGLGVLQAAKTANKLSIGVDSNQNHLYPGYVLTSMVKRVDNAVYDTFKSARDGSWKPEVKVMGLKEGGVDWALDSNNRKLISADMEKKIGAAKKDIISGKLSVVDYRASNSCPVK
- a CDS encoding ABC transporter ATP-binding protein, with the translated sequence MTDFAIELNGICKRFGTVQANRDVSMNIAKGSIHGIIGENGAGKSTLMSILYGYYQADSGSIAVDGKTVRIRNSQEAIRLGIGMVHQHFMLVDNFTVLENIVLGAEGGLLLKEGMAKAREHLQALNRDYSLEVDPDAIVGELGVGLQQRVEILKALYRGADVLILDEPTAVLTPQEADHLFCILRALREQGKTVILITHKLREVMDITDAVSVMRAGTVVGNVRTADVDKEKLADLMVGRKVTLKVDKAEREPGAAVLDVRQLCLTDERGVKLLDGLNFQVRAGEIVGIAGVSGNGQSELLEVLAGMLEPTSGEIRYQGADLLQEKSTQPRAALYRKKGIAHVPEDRSREGLVKSFAMFENAILGYHDDKRISKGGLFSRQALLARTRDFIRQFDIRPDNAQLRVGLLSGGNQQKVVLAREIHANPDLLLIGQPTRGVDIGAIEFIHKRLVELRDAGKAILLVSVELEEILALSDRILVMAGGQISGEVAARDADTISLGLLMGGHKH
- a CDS encoding 23S rRNA (adenine(2030)-N(6))-methyltransferase RlmJ, whose amino-acid sequence is MLSYRHAFHAGNHADVLKHLIEIAVLDYLGQKDKPYWYIDTHAGAGGYALHEGYAAKNAEYLSGIARLWDRSDLPPAVAAYVDVVREMNPDGELRFYPGSPWCAAAVMPQSDKLRLFELHPTDFQLLEQNFGGHPRRTQLQQANGFEGIKAILPPPPRRGLVLIDPPYEDKRDYQHVVTALKEGLKRFATGIYAVWYPCLQRAEMKELPKELKKLPAKSWLRAELHVQAPSADGFGMYGSGMFLLNPPWTLPETLKEVLPYLVQQLGQDAKASFILETGGDL
- a CDS encoding NAD(P)/FAD-dependent oxidoreductase: MAQTLAPGSDVIVVGAGVVGIAIALQLQLAGFGVTLLDRGEPAMETSYGNAGAFAISDVIPLAEPGVLRKVPGWMLDPLGPLALRWRYLPSLMPWLLRFLAASRPGRVAALTRDLSALLGRVNADYAVLIGKAGLEHMWQRHGNLTLYRNQQEFDAALPAWEEKRRHGVQWQALSGSALAKREPLLAEEWQCAVRVPGWSHVDDPYLFSRGLFDAFVHAGGRFVQDEVLRTLGDTHGVHGVETAGNGQLSAAVVVIACGVWSDRFTRQHQYRVPLESERGYHVNLPHAGVKLHHFIQCASESFVILPMADGGLRLAGTVELAHRDAPADWRRAHILLDKARRIVGDFSTEGMTVWMGNRPSLPDTLPIIGPAPAQAGLWFATGHGHLGLTLAATTAVLLCDMLQGHSPALDMQPYRMSRF